The genome window CCATGTTTTAGTTAAGTGTGCTACAGATACTtgcttaaaaaaaaatgatgtccAAAAGCTTTTATAGAGTTACTTCTTTTCTTCCATATGTCAGACTAGCTTCCCTTGCACCAGCCAGAGATGCTTACAAATACGTGACAAAAGCTCTTTTTTGCCTATCATTCTTTCTCATGCACGTATACTCAGAAAATTTTTCCTTCTGTTAAACCTGCATCGGGATCCATAGACTACCTATGAgatctttttatgtttttttttttttgtttttttttttttttgtatatcagGTCAACCATGTATGGACCTCGATTTTCTCCCAGTTCTAAGCTGACATTTTTCTAACAGTGTTGGTGACATCACTTTTGTTATATATTCTACTTGTCTTTTAACAGTGTTGTTGAcatcacttttcttaatatataacaGGTTTTTGTTTTACGACAATAGCTGATAGAGAACTAATCTTATTTATCTCCCATTCAAATAAATTTGAGTAGTTTAGAGATTATTTTGTGTATCATAAGTTGTGGCAACATACTGAATAATTCTGATCTAGTTTTCTCCTTTActtaaggaaaaaaataaaaaaaaataaattatgattatgattgaagattttaaattctgatgaaaaattttataaaGATTGATTTTTATGAAGATGGAAGTATATCAATTAAGATTATTATTTCTTCGGAAAGAttatatcatatattttgatttaattatattttttatttttatattgtaattggtttgattaattttttttttacatacttTAACTTATAAAAAGGAGGAAGAACATTGTAAtgcaaaatcaataaaaaataatcaacgAGAtgagttttgttttgagtgtgaatAGTACGAGtcaatatttattttctaatgataTGATTATGTCGTTTACGTTCGAGAGTAATTGTCAACCGGAGTTTTTGACGTTTTCCTGCAGTCTATCTTGTAACGTAAAGGTCTGTGATGTGACTGACAGAGAATGGCTTCTTTGCTTCAGGTGGGAGTTGGGCCAATAGCCTCGTCATACTTTCTACCgtctaataaacaaaaagaatacgTTTCAAGTTGGGTATTGTAAACTCGAGAGGGAAGCATGATTGTGACCTCGAACACTTGTTCGTCGGAGTGGGGAACTGCTGCAGAAGTTTTCCGGCACCTTTACGATTCCATTTCTCATTGACATCGTTGCCTATGCAGTTTTGTGGTCCTCTGCTTATCCATCATTTCAGTACCTGCCTTTTCCTATGGTGTCATTTGAAAAGATTACTAGAATTGATGAATGCCACAACTGTTATCCTTAATAGCACTTAATCACTTGTTTTCAGATGGAATTAGTGGTTTTTAAATTAAGATCCACAAGatggtatatacatatatataacagaTCCTTCTATCAACCTACTTCCCAggatttattattttttcatttattttttcattTGTGAAGGTGAAAAGGAACAAGGTAGTGTGCTCCGAAGAACAATGTGCAGAAGGATAAATCTGACTGTTGACAACCGAGTGGGAGAAATAGGAGGTAAAAATCTGGTTCCAGCTGAAATATTTATCTCTAAACAAGCTGTTTCTGATTTCTTGGTTTAGGCAAAGGGGATGGGGGGAGGTTTTTGAAAGTTCTCGAGGAAGAGGAACTTTTGGCCGATCTCTCAAAACCCAAGTCCATCCAAAGAAACAAACATACTCTTGATGACAATATTTCTCTTTTCCCAAACCCATGTTGGCatcttatttctctctctctctctctctctctctctctctctctctccttcccttGTTCCAGGCAGTAGTAACTTGGGGTCTTGGAAAAGCATCAAGTGGTGGAAAAGATGTGGAAAGTTGGAGCTAATCCTGGGGCAAAGCGTGGAGAATATACTAGGGTTACAACACTCCAAACGCTACATTCCAAGCTGCTACGTAGTAAAACAAAGCTTTGGAGCGAAGCAGTGGCATCAGAATCCCCAGGATAATATCCAAGCCTTGTACTAAAGTCAGCTCACAAGCCGACGATTCCCCACCCTTCAAAAAATTcactcctcttctctctctctctctctctctatctctctcaccCCTTTTGCATATGATCCATCCATCGAGAGATTGTAAGCAGTAGTTTACTGAACAAGCAATTTGAAGCTCACTGGACAGTCATGGTGCTTCGGTAGCAGAGATGCACTGTAGCCGGAAACAAAAAAGAATTGTCTGCATGTATTTGATGCACAAGGTTTTCCTCTTGAACTTCCTGTTTCCCCACGTTTGAGTCTGAGGCATCCGAGGTGGGTTGTCTGCCGAAAGGCACGTACTCGGACAAGCTTCTCACGTGCTACAGGATCTAAACATACATGCATGCATGATACGTGTTTCTTGCGTTGGTGATGCAGGTCGCTCGCCGATGGGTTTGCAGAtccgggaagagagagagagagagagagagagagcggcacACACCATGGACAAGTATTCCTTTTCTTGTCCTATCCGCCGTCGTGTAGGCTTGGAATTGCGGGCTGGTGGCAACCACATGCATGCCGCGTTACAAGGAATCAGGTGCGTAAACAAATGAACTCCCGTATTAGATCTTCAATTACTGTATCTGAGACCGTGTGGTTTGCCCCCTAAACCACGCAATGCCTCGGGCCTCGCACGATGAAGCCTCGGGGTGGTGGATGTGGAGAAGTGTCCATGGGGGTTGGTGCCTGCCAATTttctttgagagagaaagaaggcAACGGCAGGAACATTTTGCACTGCAATTTCCACTCAAGCAAACAGATAAAGAACTTGGTTATGAGTTAGATATGAGATCATGATATATCGACtgtataaaagagagagagagacagagagagagagagagagagagagagagagagaaacaatgGATAAAGGGGTACCTCCCTCACACACATGAGATGGAGTGTGGCAGCTTTTTCTTTAGGATAAAGGAAGTGAAAGGCTGGTCCTCCTTACTGCACAAGGATGCTAATGGAGAAAATATACCAACACATGGGATCTAATTAAAAGACAAACACATTTTACTGACCGTTGCTTAGTTCAATTGGAATCATCATATGTTCAGTGTCCGCCAATTCACTATTCTACCAATTTAAGACAACCTTTTTGGCGTACATCACTGTTTGTAATTATGAATCCTGAAGTAAGTGTCGAAACACTGATCCTCTCGTGTGTGATTGCCATCCATCATGATCGATCTGTTAACAAGGTTCTCCTTCCTTTTGTGCCCACATTAGAGAGGAGCTGGTTCTTCATTTGTGTTTATAGGTAACACACTCTGCTACCATTTTGATTCGTGTTTGTTGACTCATTAATATGGAGGTTTAGCAAATTGATGTTTTCAAACAAGTATACTTGATTAAAATGGTCATATCTGCCAAGTCACACACAAAGATCGAGTTGTGCAGGGTTGAGTCCATCAAGCAGCACAAAAGGGGAACACCAAATTATGGGTTAATCATTCCAAGTAGGAAAGGCATTGAGGCTCAGCTTTTACTCCCACTTCATCATGTGTGCCATCATATGCATATTCGCTTGCCAACTAACACCTTTTGCACACCTGAATCCATACACTAATCAATCTTTTATTTCAATTGCcacacagaagagagagagagagagagagagagagagagatcgtcgTGCTATCTATTTACGTCGGTCCTATAGGTTGTGTCTCATCCCTGTGAATGCTCTCGTTGCGGAGAGAAAAGTTGGCGACTTGTCTAAAGGAGATTAGAAGGAAAGGAAGGATGTCAGGAGAAGCGATCTCAAAGGCCTTCGGATCGATGCAACCGTGTCTGGACTCCAATCCTCCTGcggcaaagaagaagaggaatcttCCGGGAACACCAGGCAAGCAAAAACAACACACCGGAATCGAACTTTACCCTTTTACTTTCGACCGTTAGTTCTTAGACGATCCTCTAACTGGCTTCCCAGTCTTTGCCGATCTTGATGACGAGCAGATCCTGAAGCTGAGGTGATCGCCTTGTCGCCGAAGACGCTCTTGGCCACCAACCGGTTCGTGTGCGAGATATGTGGGAAGGGCTTCCAACGCGACCAGAATCTCCAGCTCCACCGCCGCGGCCACAACCTGCCATGGAAGCTGAGGCAGAGGAGCAGCAAGGAGCCGAGGAAGCGGGTCTACGTGTGCCCCGAGCCCACCTGCATCCACCACAACCCTGCGAGGGCGCTCGGGGATCTGACGGGCATCAAGAAGCACTTCTGCAGGAAGCACggcgagaagaagtggaagtgcgACAAGTGCTCGAAGCGCTACGCGGTGCAGTCGGACTGGAAGGCGCACTCCAAGACCTGCGGCACCAGGGAGTACCGATGCGATTGCGGCACCCTTTTCTCCAGGTACACAatgatgctctctctctctctctctctctctctctctctcatctcccaTGAGCAACCAAGCCGAGAGAAACATGGCAAGTAGTTGGTGCTCCTCCATGCTGATCTCCTCTTACATCATCTGGCTTTTAGGGTTAGAAAAGAACCGAGTGTTGTTGCTGTCGTCGTCGTTGTTTCCATCACTGACATGCGACCACCTAATATATCTATCTCGTTGTCTTGTGCGGTGAACAGAAGAGACAGCTTCATCACTCACAGAGCTTTCTGCGATGCCTTGGCCCAAGAAACCGCGAGAGTGACAGCAGCCTTCAACAACGTGGAGTCTAACATGCTGCAGCAGTTCCCAATGTCCCATATCAAGCCCACCGTCGTCCATGGCGAAGCCGACCAAGAGGTCAAGCAGCGGCTTGCGTTGTGGATGGGACATGGATCTCGGACCAATGATCCCTTAGATAATAACACTGTCTTCGGTGACATGCATCAAGTCGGCCCCGTGAGCGCTGCTGCAACGTTGTATGGTGATCTCCTCAACTCGTCCTCCAACCTGCACCAACTGGATCAAAGCCAGTTGAGTTGGGTTTACGGCGAAAAGCTCCCATCATCATCGAACATGGGAGCCATAACAAGTGCCTCGTTACCAGCTACAAGCACAGTGACGGAAGCTGAGACCTCGCAGCCTCTTCTCGGAAGCCTGCCTGCGTTGTTTAGCTCTCAACAGCGTCATCTGATAGCAGTATCGGATACATCTGCCACAGCGTTGCTGCAGAAGGCTGCGCAGATTGGTGTGACTTCCAGTATCCCATTCACAGGGAGCTTCGAGTCACCGAAGGGCCAAAATGCCAACGTCCGCGACAGATTTGATGGACTATTCAGTTCAAGGAGCCAACCAAGCAACCTCGAGAACATTGTGCCTAATTTTGCAGTGTCGAACACGTTTGATGTGTACGCTGCAAGGCACGGAAGCCCGCGGAGGGATGATATTGGAGGCGAGACGAGAGATTTCTTAGGTGTGGGGGTGCACACACTGTCCCAGCCATCGATTAATGGATGGATCTGATATGATCATGAGCATATATGCACGCGAATCTGTTCGGGGGAGGGGGTGGGCAGGAAAGAACAAAAGTTAGAGAGGGAAACCCTTGAGATGTTTCCTGAGGGAGCATGAAAGGTGGTAAGGTAATGTGTGCTTTATGGGAGTTGGAGGAGGTGTGTAGAGAGAAAAAGGTGGTAAAGTAATGTGAGCTTTATGGGGAGTTGGAGATGTGTGTGTAGAGAGAAGCAGTGATTGTTCGAAGTGGTAGGAGATCCTTGCATATTCTtatggaccctaaagtcactccaTGAGATGCTGCTGCTTTTGTTTTGGAAAGAAAGTGGGCAACCAGCGCCTCCTTTTTATCTCTATTATTGCAATCCCATCTCCTTcagggttcttcttcttcttcttcttcttcttcttcttcttcttcttttaagatGGTTCTGAGAATGCTTCATCTAATAAAACCTAATTCATCAGCTTTCCTGTTAGTCCACTCGTCAACTGCAGCAAGGCCAATGCACGAACTATAATACCTACTCACCAAGTGTCGTTGACTTTTGAGGACAAAGAGCCTTTTTTCTTCACAACGAAGCCACTGGCCCATCTCAGTTGCAGTAAATTCAGCAATGACACAGCATGTGACAATTTCCATGGAAGAACTTAGACATCAAGTTAAAACCAACCAGTTTTACATATACCACTTTGTTTTTGATGATACACAGTGGATCAAAGATAGCAAACAAATGTTAGAGAAAGATGCTTGTAGTCGGGAGTACAAATCAAATGAAGAACAAGAGAAGATCCACTAAGTTTGCGTTTCTGCAAAAAGGTAGCCACAAAACCCTGTGTGGTGCTCAATGTTCCTGAAGCATGAATGTGTCCGAGAAGGTACTCTCCCCCTTGAGCTTTACAGAAGAAATGTCACATGAAGATGCGACGCAGCACGCAGCTAACGATCACCAAAGATGGACGGATGACCAACTATTCTGCGCAACAGCCGGTTTTCTTAGCAGCAGCTTGCACGTCGTCGTCGGCGCCGATGTTGATGGTCTGTCCCTTGGGCACAACCGACGGATCATCACCGAGATCAAGCACCTTCTTGCTGACCACATGGTAGATCTGGGTCAGCACTTCGGTGAAGGCAGTCTCCACGTTCATGGACTCGAGGGCAGATGTCTCCATGAAGAAAGCCCTCTCCCGTTGAGCAAAGGCCTGTGCGTCCTCCACTGAGACGGCCCTTATGTGACGCAAGTCAGCCTTGTTGCCCAAGAGCATCATGACGGTGTTTGCATCCGTGTGGTTCTTGAGTTCCTTCATCCACCTCTCCACATTCTCAAAGGTTATATGTCGAGTTACGTCATAGACGACGAGGGCACCGGCAGCTCCTCTGTAGTATGCACTAGTGATTGCTCGATATCTATACGATCAAAGAAGAACAGGAGATAGCATATATCAATCTGCAATTACGGGAGTAAGCTAATGTCCTAATTACATCATGATATAGCAAGTCAGAACAAAAATTAGCTACAGGCATTAACATAAAGCATTCATCTTTACATTACAACCAAGCTAAACTAGCAGTGCACTTTCttgaaattataatttgatttaGAGAATAATATGCATTTCTCAGCATGTCAATAGGTCCAATCCAATGAAAATTGAGAGAGGATCAAGGAATTGTTCCACATTATTAAGTATTGAAAGGATCGATGATAAATTTTGGATTTGACCTACAACTTAATAAGTCTAAGTATACGTTAATCTTGACTCAGACTCAATAgttttttaatcttaaaaatcACAACTGAAAAATAGTCTGACATCAGACTTACAGAGTTTAGTTTATCTGTAATTTATTTCACATTCAAAAGACTTAATCAAAGCTCCAAAGCCATAAAGAAATGCTAATTACCAACAATCTGCAACAAAAAGTGACATAGGTTTGGAATCTTACGTCAAAATCGATATGAATGTTGTTTCTTGCTAAGGTAGATAGTTTTTTATATTACTTGGACTATAATATCGAAGAGTCCTGCATTCTAGAAACGGCAAGCATCTTATCATACCatgtagcatcttgagatagcaacaaTACAACATTTTTTGAAActacatgatgcattacttggacTATAATATCCAATAGTCTCGCTAGCATTCTTGAAAGAAACTACAAGCATCTTAGCATACCATGTaacatcttgagatagcaacaaTGCAACATTCTTGAAACTACAGAGCATATATTACTTGGACTATAATATCCAATAGTCTAGCCAGCATTCTTGAAAGAAACTACAAGCATCTTAACATACCAttgtagcatcttgagatagcaacaaTACAACATTACTGAAGGAGGGATCTCTTttaccccccccctttttttttccggaAATGAACAAACACATGAGAAAAAGAGCAGGGGAAAATAGAAACAACATGATAGCATTAGATTGACATAGAATCATATGCACCTAAAAGATAATTAATGCATTCTAACCAAGCAATTAATTTGTTCTTTGAATTAAAATCGGATATCACCaactataaaagaaaacagaggacagaagaggaagaaaacaGAGAAGAATTAGGGCACATGGAATGGACGGGCAATGATCGAGTCAACAAAGGGAGATGGAACCGAAGAGGCATTCTTTTGTTAGGTTGTGGTACGGGATCGGAcctttcttggccggcggtgtccCAGATCTGGGCCTTGACGAGCTTCTCGTCGACACGGATGGTGCGGGTGGCGAACTCAACGCCGATGGTGGACTTGGACTCGGAGCTGAACTCGTTACGGGAGAAGCGGGAGAGCAAGTTCGTCTTCCCCACCCCGGAGTCTCCGATCAGCACCACCTTGAACAGGTAGTCGTAATCCTCGTCCGCCTTGTACGCCATTatcactctcctcctcctccctctctccttGTATTAATCCCacagaatagaagaagaaagacGTCGTCGGGAGAGAGAATGGGAGGACAAGAAGAATGGatcgagggagaggagagagcgaGAGGGAGGCCGGGGGACGCCGAGCTTGACGATGGAAGGGGATGGTTCGTTGGCTGGAAGTTGGAACGAAAGAGGGAGTTCTTTTGACGGGGTCTCTTCGGAAACGGTAGCTGACGTGGAAGGTCGTTAGGAGCTATAATTTTACaagtgttttctttctttcgGCCTTTTTATTCGCTAACCCTAGACCCACTCGTTCTATGATTGGATTAGAGATGTGGGTCCACAGATCACACGCGTAAGACGCGAATTCCTTTGTTTTCGAAGAAAGTCATTTTCTTGTTTTACCATCTCACATACCAACGTCTTTATTGGATATAATTTAGGTGGGCCTCACGTGAGCTCCGACGACCTCAAGAAATCGTACCCGTGAAAGCCGAAACACGGTGGGAACGTGGAACCGTCTCATTGGGGGCCCACAACAGCCTGGTCAACCAATAGCGCCAGTCTTCGTTGTTGACCCAAACTCCCAGTCGGATGTCCACGTGGCATAATTATCAAGCCTTACTATATATAGTATGAAATCTAAAACAAGCATGTTTGCGAGTCAGATTGGAAATAGCAtgttttatattaaatatttaaaaaatattttctagcaGAAACAATTTTATTTCTGCATTAtttattggcataatcttaagtttttttttttcatttcaactGGAAAGATAGATAGCATCTTTCCAACTACACAGTAGTGTTTTAGGTTTTTTCAGCATTTGAAAGATGAAAAGAATATTTTCATTTCCTTTTTCTTACTaatcaaattattttcatttgcttttcagaaaaaaaaaaagagagttaaAAATCATCTTAACTGAAGACATCAATCAGCATGACAACATGTGAGATGGGCTTAGACATCATCCCCTGCCTTTCTATTTCATGACACAGATATCAGACACCAAATTAAAACATGTTTTTCTTTTAACagtgtaaataaaataaatatacagaagcaaagagaagaagaatcaacactatatatatataacaagcatCAAACAAAATTTTTAACAGCTATTACACCGAGAAGAAGCATCCGCTACTGTTGTTTACATATCAACATATGGCAAACACACTGGACTTTGGTTCTGCCATGGAATCAAAGATGACAGACATTCTGTGCAGTTTGCAACATTAGCAGACTATATATTGTCTTTCTTGTCATCTTCAGCACTGACAGTTACCTTATGGCTACATGGAGCAATACTAATGGGCAATCCCCCTATAACAAGTGGATCATCCACCAAACCATCACTTGAGGAGTTGGTTCCCTGAGAATTATCTTTATCTTCAGCTCCCGGTGACTGAACCTCTTTCAGCTTGTCGGACTCCTTCCTGCTCAGCATGCTCTTTAGACTCTTGGATGATTTGCTTATGAAGTTCTTCGGTGTCTGCAGCATACTACTGCCTTTGCCTGGGCTTTCTCTCTCGCTGATCTCAGAGTTGCATCTCTCCTCATCCAGCTTTGGCACTCCATTTTTTTCATCAAAGCCGTCAGGCATTATGACCTTGATCGACGTCCGCTTCTCCCCGATCGGCCACAGGttaggtggtggtggaggagcaacCACCTCCTGACATTGTCGGGGGCTTCCTTTCCTGGGACTTCTATGGAATACAGAACTCAACTTGTGCAGGCCGTTTTTGATTATTTTAAGCCGGGGTTTCTTTCCATCTGCAGATTCTTCATTACTGCCAGAATCACTTTGTCGAGACCTGGGTGATGATGATCGACTTGGGCTTTTAGTGGAGCCATTGTCCTCCCGATGGAGTCGGGTATCAGGGTATCGAGCACGCCCCTTTCGAGGCTCCCATTTTTGGGAGACATCGCTCCCAGGACGATGCACCCATAATCCTATCTTTTCTTGCCCTTTAATATTAATGGGCTCAAACTCATCAGTCATCTTATGATGATGATATACTTCCGTGTTAAGTTTCTCAGCCTTTTCATCTGACCTGCTCGTCATTGGTTCCGTCGTCTTTGATATTATTTCTTCATCACTGAGATCTTTCTGCTCCTATAAAAAAAGTTGGTGTTTCAAGCCAAGATAGATTATCAAGCTTTCTTATTATCCACAAGGGTTGTCAAACATTGCAGCTGGCTTACCTTCTGTAATTCCTCTTCCAGTACAGTAATCGCTAGGTGGATCCTTCCCATTTTGACATTTTGCAGTGACAGCCACATGTCATGCCTTTGTCCACCCCTCAGATCATTGATGTTCACAGAACAGTTTCTGCAAGGCACATGAAAACCAGACTAATTAAAATCTGAATGATCTTAGTAGACATCTAAAATAAACAGAGTCAACAAATAGAATCAACTTTTTTAACTTGCATTATGTTTAACACAGTCAATGATAACACCCTTTTCTTTACTTGAAACAATTGATAGGATTCTCAAAAAAAAGAACAATACGTCGAGACAAGTAAACATATCTTCTGAAGAACAAGACAGATTCATGCTGGTCTTCTGAAGACTGCACAAGTTACATGTGGATGGTCCATGAACcttaaattatttatcatttttagacAAACAGATAGCATAGCTGTGTGTTCTTTATGGGCAGCTGTGCTTTCATCTACGAGTAACTGATTAGCCAGACCTTTGAGCTCTCAAATAAATTAAAGAAACCCAGATTTTTCATGATTTTGCACATAAATAACATGTTTGAAATCTGAACGAACCCAAGAATGTCATCAAAAATGGTATCCTTATCACGAACTTGAAGAACGAGTACATTGGTTCCCTCCCATGAACTGATGGGGATCTTGAACTCCTCCAACCACTTTGGAGACAATGTTTTCCGTTGGATCTTTGTCTGGAATCTGTAAGGTCCAAGGTGTCCCTTTACATATGGATCAGAAAGTCCTGCAACATAGTTTTGGTAATAAATCAGAGACTTCGTTTCCATAATAACATCAGACGTTTCTCTCCAaaggaaaaagataaaaagaagcaTACCATTAAAATCAGATGGTTTCATATCAGCCCCTTCTAACATCTCCAATTTCGCATATCCAATAGGAGGCTTCACATTGACAGTGAACCAACcttctaaaatttttaaaaaatatataattcagAAAATCATTCAAAAGTAGAATAAAATAAGACAAGTCAGTTTTCAATTGCTGAATAGCATGAAAATAGAAAACAACAGGTCCATATATTTTGACACTACAACCATGGTAAAGTAATCACTCTTCCAGTTAACATCTTGGTCTCCTCAAAGTTTGTAAACCACATGTTAATGTTTAACCATTGAAGTTGCAAAACATAATATTCTCTATAATATGAATAGATAATCCAAAATAATATTCTTTACTTAGCAATTAAAGCTGGATAAATGCGATGATTTCTACTGCCATTTACCTTCAGGAGCCAAAACAAATTTCTCCACATCAATAACCAGCATGTTTGGCTGCAAGGAAATATAAATATTAGTTATATTTGGCAGATAAATTACTTGTAAAATATATAATAGGTATTATAATCAATACCTCCTCAAGGAATTTTATTTAGAAAAGAATGTTAAATCTTTTGATTTAACATAAAATAGATGTATGATATAAACCAATTTATAATTAATGAGACTAATACAATgatctttctttgtttttgaaGTTCTTCAAATCTTCTCTTCGTTTTTGAAGTAGCATATTACTAAAAATTTCTTTTTTGAGAAATGAACTATGGACGTTAGTCAATTGGTTGTTATTACTTCTCAAGGTAACTAACTACAaattctaacataaataaacacaCCAAGCATTCCTATATATAATATactatcaaaacaatttttaccATCATATCTGTCCAGTTAGTTCTTGTCAAGATTTGACATATAAGTACACATCCACCTAATGTACTTGTATCCATATCCATCTTACAGGAGTTTTTATATTCACCAATCTATATTAATATATTTGTTCTTTCTTGAGAAACGACTTCCTAGTTACTTTTTAGAAGAACAAGCTATATGTACggaggaaaaacaaaaaaagaacagaGAAGACAGCTATGGGGAACCAACTTACTGACCTCAACCAATGTCTGCCCAAATGCAACATCGAGCAACTTATCCTAAAATCAAGCAaatgaaaatatttaattgaaAAAAATGTTCATTGGATCTGATACCTACTTAAAAAGTGGAGTCAACCACTTGTTTCTTACTAGCCATCCTGAAATTCCAGGTAGTTCGGTAACATCAACTCCATGTCCAAATATTGGTTTTACTGTCATCTGAAAATATGGGGGCTCTGCAAAGCATAGCCTGACTCGT of Musa acuminata AAA Group cultivar baxijiao chromosome BXJ1-7, Cavendish_Baxijiao_AAA, whole genome shotgun sequence contains these proteins:
- the LOC135678827 gene encoding zinc finger protein NUTCRACKER-like produces the protein MLSLRREKLATCLKEIRRKGRMSGEAISKAFGSMQPCLDSNPPAAKKKRNLPGTPDPEAEVIALSPKTLLATNRFVCEICGKGFQRDQNLQLHRRGHNLPWKLRQRSSKEPRKRVYVCPEPTCIHHNPARALGDLTGIKKHFCRKHGEKKWKCDKCSKRYAVQSDWKAHSKTCGTREYRCDCGTLFSRRDSFITHRAFCDALAQETARVTAAFNNVESNMLQQFPMSHIKPTVVHGEADQEVKQRLALWMGHGSRTNDPLDNNTVFGDMHQVGPVSAAATLYGDLLNSSSNLHQLDQSQLSWVYGEKLPSSSNMGAITSASLPATSTVTEAETSQPLLGSLPALFSSQQRHLIAVSDTSATALLQKAAQIGVTSSIPFTGSFESPKGQNANVRDRFDGLFSSRSQPSNLENIVPNFAVSNTFDVYAARHGSPRRDDIGGETRDFLGVGVHTLSQPSINGWI
- the LOC135679937 gene encoding ras-related protein RABA1f-like, whose amino-acid sequence is MAYKADEDYDYLFKVVLIGDSGVGKTNLLSRFSRNEFSSESKSTIGVEFATRTIRVDEKLVKAQIWDTAGQERYRAITSAYYRGAAGALVVYDVTRHITFENVERWMKELKNHTDANTVMMLLGNKADLRHIRAVSVEDAQAFAQRERAFFMETSALESMNVETAFTEVLTQIYHVVSKKVLDLGDDPSVVPKGQTINIGADDDVQAAAKKTGCCAE
- the LOC135678828 gene encoding C2 domain-containing protein At1g53590-like isoform X2 — protein: MDITEVTIVHHIALVLLLLWVLVQLGKGHPVVFFVALLYLYKVNERYTLRLQKRLQFEERKFANQRRLLSDAESVRWLNHAIEKIWPVCMEQIASQQFLLPIIPWFLDKFKPWTARKAVMQHLYLGRNPPMFIDARVLRESSDDDHLVLELGMNFLSADDMSAKLAVQLRKRLGFGITANMHITGMHVEGKVLVGVKFLRQWPFIGRVRLCFAEPPYFQMTVKPIFGHGVDVTELPGISGWLDKLLDVAFGQTLVEPNMLVIDVEKFVLAPEEGWFTVNVKPPIGYAKLEMLEGADMKPSDFNGLSDPYVKGHLGPYRFQTKIQRKTLSPKWLEEFKIPISSWEGTNVLVLQVRDKDTIFDDILGNCSVNINDLRGGQRHDMWLSLQNVKMGRIHLAITVLEEELQKKDLSDEEIISKTTEPMTSRSDEKAEKLNTEVYHHHKMTDEFEPINIKGQEKIGLWVHRPGSDVSQKWEPRKGRARYPDTRLHREDNGSTKSPSRSSSPRSRQSDSGSNEESADGKKPRLKIIKNGLHKLSSVFHRSPRKGSPRQCQEVVAPPPPPNLWPIGEKRTSIKVIMPDGFDEKNGVPKLDEERCNSEISERESPGKGSSMLQTPKNFISKSSKSLKSMLSRKESDKLKEVQSPGAEDKDNSQGTNSSSDGLVDDPLVIGGLPISIAPCSHKVTVSAEDDKKDNI
- the LOC135678828 gene encoding C2 domain-containing protein At1g53590-like isoform X1; this translates as MDITEVTIVHHIALVLLLLWVLVQLGKGHPVVFFVALLYLYKVNERYTLRLQKRLQFEERKFANQRRLLSDAESVRWLNHAIEKIWPVCMEQIASQQFLLPIIPWFLDKFKPWTARKAVMQHLYLGRNPPMFIDARVLRESSDDDHLVLELGMNFLSADDMSAKLAVQLRKRLGFGITANMHITGMHVEGKVLVGVKFLRQWPFIGRVRLCFAEPPYFQMTVKPIFGHGVDVTELPGISGWLDKLLDVAFGQTLVEPNMLVIDVEKFVLAPEEGWFTVNVKPPIGYAKLEMLEGADMKPSDFNGLSDPYVKGHLGPYRFQTKIQRKTLSPKWLEEFKIPISSWEGTNVLVLQVRDKDTIFDDILGNCSVNINDLRGGQRHDMWLSLQNVKMGRIHLAITVLEEELQKEQKDLSDEEIISKTTEPMTSRSDEKAEKLNTEVYHHHKMTDEFEPINIKGQEKIGLWVHRPGSDVSQKWEPRKGRARYPDTRLHREDNGSTKSPSRSSSPRSRQSDSGSNEESADGKKPRLKIIKNGLHKLSSVFHRSPRKGSPRQCQEVVAPPPPPNLWPIGEKRTSIKVIMPDGFDEKNGVPKLDEERCNSEISERESPGKGSSMLQTPKNFISKSSKSLKSMLSRKESDKLKEVQSPGAEDKDNSQGTNSSSDGLVDDPLVIGGLPISIAPCSHKVTVSAEDDKKDNI
- the LOC135678828 gene encoding C2 domain-containing protein At1g53590-like isoform X3, which produces MQGFFVNHQMMITCCVIQVLELGMNFLSADDMSAKLAVQLRKRLGFGITANMHITGMHVEGKVLVGVKFLRQWPFIGRVRLCFAEPPYFQMTVKPIFGHGVDVTELPGISGWLDKLLDVAFGQTLVEPNMLVIDVEKFVLAPEEGWFTVNVKPPIGYAKLEMLEGADMKPSDFNGLSDPYVKGHLGPYRFQTKIQRKTLSPKWLEEFKIPISSWEGTNVLVLQVRDKDTIFDDILGNCSVNINDLRGGQRHDMWLSLQNVKMGRIHLAITVLEEELQKEQKDLSDEEIISKTTEPMTSRSDEKAEKLNTEVYHHHKMTDEFEPINIKGQEKIGLWVHRPGSDVSQKWEPRKGRARYPDTRLHREDNGSTKSPSRSSSPRSRQSDSGSNEESADGKKPRLKIIKNGLHKLSSVFHRSPRKGSPRQCQEVVAPPPPPNLWPIGEKRTSIKVIMPDGFDEKNGVPKLDEERCNSEISERESPGKGSSMLQTPKNFISKSSKSLKSMLSRKESDKLKEVQSPGAEDKDNSQGTNSSSDGLVDDPLVIGGLPISIAPCSHKVTVSAEDDKKDNI